Proteins encoded within one genomic window of Flavobacterium sp. NG2:
- a CDS encoding ABC transporter ATP-binding protein has protein sequence MGEVLIKVENVSKKFAKNLKKSLYYGVLDLIRGISRKEQHKTLREDEFWAVKDISFEVRRGECLGLIGHNGAGKSTLLKMLNGLILPDEGTITIKGKVGALIELGAGFNPILSGRENIYNNAAVIGFSKKEIEEKFEAIIAFSEIEEFIDMPVQNYSSGMKVRLGFAIAAQMQPDVLIIDEVLAVGDLGFVLKCFKQIDSLLPNTAVIFVSHSMPMVARVSSQIILMQNGVVEYQGKNVPKGIDAYYGKFNSNELNIMFDDGTVTLLNHKTTKSIKRGDDLHIELELSFKASFAKVPLVYLEFRDKEQRPIAGILNEKHEVDWLSKKMKLMIKLPNVLLAKGIYTYDLSVNHFENKSPILRINNVDSFQVESETEMWVPFHLDAQWQFKDKQND, from the coding sequence ATGGGAGAAGTGTTAATCAAAGTAGAAAACGTTTCTAAAAAATTTGCGAAGAACTTAAAGAAAAGTCTTTATTATGGAGTGCTCGACTTAATAAGAGGGATTTCCAGAAAAGAACAGCATAAGACTTTGCGTGAAGATGAGTTTTGGGCCGTTAAGGATATCAGTTTTGAAGTAAGAAGAGGGGAGTGTTTAGGACTTATAGGGCATAATGGTGCGGGTAAAAGTACTTTGTTAAAAATGCTTAATGGATTGATTTTACCTGATGAAGGCACTATTACTATCAAAGGGAAAGTGGGTGCTTTGATTGAATTAGGTGCTGGATTTAATCCTATCCTTAGTGGAAGAGAAAATATCTACAATAATGCAGCGGTCATTGGTTTCTCAAAAAAGGAAATTGAAGAAAAGTTTGAGGCTATTATCGCCTTTTCTGAGATTGAAGAGTTTATAGATATGCCAGTACAGAATTACAGTTCTGGTATGAAAGTACGTCTGGGGTTTGCCATAGCTGCGCAAATGCAACCTGATGTTTTGATTATTGATGAAGTTTTGGCAGTGGGGGATTTGGGATTTGTATTGAAATGCTTTAAACAAATTGATTCTTTACTCCCAAATACCGCCGTAATTTTTGTATCTCATAGTATGCCAATGGTAGCTAGGGTTTCTAGTCAAATCATTTTAATGCAAAATGGTGTAGTTGAGTATCAAGGAAAGAATGTTCCTAAAGGGATTGATGCTTATTATGGGAAATTTAATTCCAACGAACTCAATATTATGTTTGATGATGGTACTGTAACATTATTAAACCATAAGACAACTAAATCCATTAAGAGAGGGGATGATTTACATATTGAATTGGAATTGTCTTTTAAAGCGTCTTTTGCTAAAGTTCCGCTCGTTTATTTAGAATTTAGAGATAAAGAACAAAGGCCCATAGCGGGAATATTAAATGAGAAACATGAGGTAGATTGGCTGAGTAAAAAAATGAAACTGATGATTAAGCTACCAAATGTTTTATTGGCAAAAGGGATTTATACCTATGATTTGTCGGTTAATCATTTTGAAAATAAATCACCTATATTGCGTATTAACAATGTCGATAGCTTTCAAGTGGAGAGTGAAACTGAGATGTGGGTACCCTTTCATTTAGACGCCCAATGGCAATTTAAAGACAAACAAAATGATTAA
- a CDS encoding ABC transporter permease has protein sequence METRIYSNNTKYSIRQILLESIKGFKSSFYLARQLAKRDIKSQHRQSILGIFWVLVPVVMNAMIWIFLQGTGVINLSETGIPYPVFVLIGTTIWSIFGECLNMPMTTVNSNRSILTKINFEKEALISLGFIKLFFNLTIKLSLILFFLIYFRILPSQTILLFVPFLIVMILLFTSIGVLLMPLGVLYNDISKLIPIGLQLLMYVSPVLYAVPKSGLMQKVMYLNPLTYLLIDIRNSLTGMPIANWMFWGVLVLVTFFLSLIAMVVYRVSIPIITERMSA, from the coding sequence TTGGAAACAAGAATTTATTCAAATAATACAAAATATAGCATTCGTCAAATACTTTTAGAGAGTATTAAAGGCTTTAAGTCTTCTTTCTACTTGGCTAGACAGTTAGCAAAAAGAGATATAAAATCCCAACATAGACAGTCCATTTTGGGAATCTTTTGGGTATTAGTTCCAGTGGTAATGAATGCTATGATATGGATTTTTTTACAAGGTACGGGTGTTATTAATCTAAGTGAAACAGGAATACCTTATCCAGTTTTTGTATTGATAGGAACAACCATTTGGTCCATTTTTGGTGAATGTTTAAATATGCCAATGACTACAGTAAATAGCAACAGAAGTATATTAACAAAGATTAATTTTGAAAAAGAAGCATTAATCAGTTTAGGTTTTATTAAATTGTTTTTTAATTTGACCATTAAGTTGAGTTTGATTCTTTTCTTTTTAATTTATTTTCGAATATTACCATCGCAAACTATTTTGCTGTTTGTTCCTTTCTTGATTGTAATGATTCTATTATTTACTAGTATTGGGGTGTTGCTGATGCCATTAGGAGTATTGTACAATGATATCAGCAAACTAATTCCTATTGGGTTACAACTTTTAATGTATGTGAGTCCTGTATTGTATGCCGTTCCTAAAAGTGGATTAATGCAAAAAGTAATGTATTTAAATCCTTTGACCTATCTACTAATAGATATCCGAAATTCATTAACAGGCATGCCAATTGCAAATTGGATGTTTTGGGGAGTATTAGTTTTAGTGACTTTTTTTTTAAGTCTAATAGCAATGGTAGTTTATCGAGTTTCGATTCCGATTATTACTGAAAGAATGAGTGCCTAA
- a CDS encoding ATP-grasp domain-containing protein gives MSKKNILVFPCGSEVALEIYRSLEHSIHFNIIGGNSIDDHGKFVFEQYIGNIPFVTDDLFIESLKKIVVEYNIDAIYPAMDLVLHKLKENEEELGCKVISSDIDTTSICLSKSKTYEKFKSLIQVPEVFQTIESIQTYPVFLKPDVGYGSRGVLKANNSNEVHNHIVKHPNALILEYLPGKEFTIDCFTNFKGELLFAGARERSRIANGISVHTKTMALDERFHSIALIINATLELNGAWFFQLKENKQGELVLLEIASRIGGSSAVYKAKGINFAALSLFNAFELPVSILENDFEVEMDRALNNIFKIAIEFNHVYVDLDDTIIVDNKINYNLVATLYKFINEGKQIHLITKHQFNLAETLLNYKIDRLFDSIIHLKREDNKFEHIKYTDAIFIDDSFQERKDVLDKLKIPVFGIDLSFK, from the coding sequence ATGAGTAAAAAAAATATTTTAGTATTTCCATGTGGTTCAGAAGTTGCGTTGGAAATATATAGGTCATTAGAACATTCTATTCATTTTAATATAATAGGAGGGAATAGTATTGATGATCATGGTAAATTCGTCTTTGAACAGTATATCGGTAATATCCCTTTTGTAACAGATGATTTGTTTATTGAATCGTTAAAAAAAATAGTAGTTGAATATAACATTGATGCCATTTATCCAGCGATGGATTTGGTTCTCCATAAATTGAAAGAGAATGAGGAGGAATTAGGTTGCAAGGTAATTTCCTCCGATATTGATACGACTTCCATTTGTTTGTCCAAATCTAAAACTTATGAGAAGTTTAAAAGCTTAATTCAAGTTCCTGAAGTTTTTCAGACAATTGAATCGATACAAACCTATCCTGTTTTTTTGAAACCCGATGTTGGTTATGGATCAAGAGGTGTCTTAAAAGCAAATAATTCTAATGAAGTCCATAATCATATTGTAAAACACCCTAATGCATTAATATTAGAATATTTACCAGGAAAAGAATTTACCATTGATTGTTTTACCAATTTTAAAGGAGAACTGTTATTTGCTGGAGCCAGAGAAAGAAGTCGGATAGCTAATGGGATAAGTGTTCATACAAAAACGATGGCTTTAGATGAAAGATTTCATTCTATTGCCCTAATAATAAATGCAACTTTAGAACTCAATGGAGCTTGGTTTTTTCAACTAAAAGAGAACAAACAAGGAGAATTAGTTTTGTTGGAGATTGCTTCACGAATAGGTGGTTCTTCGGCCGTTTATAAAGCTAAAGGGATTAATTTTGCAGCCTTATCTTTGTTTAATGCTTTTGAATTACCTGTTTCTATATTAGAAAATGATTTTGAAGTAGAAATGGATAGAGCTTTAAATAATATCTTTAAAATAGCTATTGAATTCAATCATGTATATGTTGATTTAGATGATACAATAATTGTAGACAATAAAATTAATTATAATTTAGTCGCTACCCTTTATAAATTTATAAACGAAGGAAAACAAATTCATCTCATAACAAAACATCAATTCAATTTAGCAGAGACATTACTTAACTATAAGATTGATAGATTGTTTGATAGTATTATTCATCTAAAGAGAGAAGATAATAAATTTGAACATATTAAGTATACGGACGCTATTTTTATAGATGATTCGTTTCAAGAAAGAAAAGATGTTTTAGATAAATTAAAAATTCCTGTTTTTGGAATTGATTTATCTTTTAAATAA
- a CDS encoding DegT/DnrJ/EryC1/StrS family aminotransferase — translation MINVTQTFLPPIEEYQLQVQRAWNNQWLTNRGELVLELEDKLKVHLGVPHLIATNNGTTPLQIALKLLGNQGEIITTPFSYVATTAAIVWEHCTPVFVDIHPEYLTIDETKIEAAITEKTTAILATHVFGNPCDVEAIEAIAKKYHLKVIYDGAHSFGVHYKGQSIFNYGDICSCSFHATKLFHTGEGGAMFANDESLIDKMFYSHNFGHNGPLAFHGLGINAKMSELQAAMGLAVLPYMEFILEERKKVIEYYNQHLDLSKLQTLKIRENTSWNYSYYPVIFESENQLLKVEIKLKENGIIPRRYFYPALNTIEYTKGQSMPISESIASRILCLPLSHVLSISDTEKIVNIINTNE, via the coding sequence ATGATTAATGTAACTCAAACTTTCTTACCGCCTATCGAAGAATACCAACTTCAGGTGCAACGCGCTTGGAATAACCAATGGTTGACTAATCGCGGAGAATTAGTTTTGGAATTGGAAGATAAGTTAAAGGTACATTTAGGAGTTCCTCATTTGATTGCGACTAACAATGGCACGACTCCTTTGCAAATTGCATTGAAATTATTAGGAAATCAAGGGGAAATCATCACCACGCCTTTTTCCTATGTGGCAACTACTGCCGCCATTGTCTGGGAACATTGTACCCCAGTGTTTGTAGATATACATCCTGAATACCTCACTATCGACGAAACCAAAATAGAAGCTGCTATTACAGAAAAAACAACAGCTATATTAGCCACACATGTATTTGGTAATCCTTGTGATGTGGAAGCAATTGAAGCAATCGCCAAAAAATACCATCTTAAAGTAATTTATGACGGAGCCCATTCTTTTGGGGTGCATTATAAGGGGCAATCTATTTTTAATTATGGAGATATCTGTAGTTGTAGTTTTCACGCAACCAAACTATTTCATACAGGTGAAGGGGGAGCTATGTTTGCCAACGATGAATCTTTAATAGATAAAATGTTTTACAGTCATAATTTTGGTCACAATGGTCCTTTGGCTTTTCATGGTTTAGGGATAAATGCAAAAATGTCCGAATTGCAAGCAGCGATGGGATTAGCCGTATTACCGTATATGGAATTCATTTTGGAAGAAAGAAAAAAAGTAATAGAGTATTATAACCAGCATCTGGATTTATCCAAACTTCAAACATTAAAAATAAGAGAAAATACGAGCTGGAATTATAGTTATTATCCCGTTATTTTTGAAAGTGAAAACCAACTTTTAAAAGTTGAAATAAAATTGAAAGAAAACGGAATAATTCCCAGGAGGTATTTTTATCCTGCTTTGAATACGATTGAATATACTAAGGGACAATCAATGCCTATTTCAGAAAGTATTGCTAGTAGGATATTGTGTTTGCCTTTGAGTCATGTTTTAAGTATTTCCGATACTGAAAAAATTGTAAATATTATTAATACTAATGAGTAA
- a CDS encoding FkbM family methyltransferase yields MIVAHDLLKCFERNSIDKRLLLEELSSSKLPLLIYGAGGYAKTLNIFLNEHNINISGVIVDKQYYFLPNKEWEVVYSFDEIDTKFDAYNIVIGFTDYLVAENNIIELKKKNKVYFLDTTLSVEFLDYKFIEDNLDAFYFSYQLLNDDVSKETFVGYLNGKLTLRCDGIYGLINKEQYFVKDIINLSENEVFIDAGAYNGDTLLKFINSVNGKYKEIICFEPDSNSYSKLTNRVKGDNIRNVRTINKGVWSGKKALRFNSNDCNAERSYLSESLGEIEVQCDSIDNVLNGQEATFIKMDIEGAEMEALKGAEETIKKYKPKLAICAYHKPTDLILIPQYIKLLNPDYKFYLRQHLHITQELVLYAI; encoded by the coding sequence ATGATTGTAGCTCATGATTTGTTAAAATGTTTCGAGAGAAATAGTATTGATAAGAGATTACTTTTAGAGGAATTAAGTTCTTCAAAATTACCTCTATTGATTTATGGAGCAGGAGGGTATGCAAAAACTCTAAATATTTTTTTAAATGAACATAATATTAATATCAGTGGTGTTATTGTGGATAAGCAATATTATTTCTTGCCAAATAAAGAATGGGAAGTTGTTTATTCATTTGATGAAATAGATACTAAGTTTGATGCGTATAATATAGTAATTGGATTTACGGATTATTTGGTCGCTGAAAATAATATTATAGAACTTAAGAAGAAAAATAAAGTTTACTTTCTAGACACAACATTAAGCGTTGAGTTTTTAGATTATAAGTTTATTGAGGATAATTTAGACGCATTTTATTTTTCATACCAATTACTAAATGATGATGTTTCTAAAGAAACGTTTGTAGGTTATTTAAATGGAAAATTAACATTGAGATGTGATGGGATTTATGGACTTATTAATAAAGAACAATATTTTGTTAAGGATATTATTAATTTAAGTGAAAATGAAGTTTTTATTGATGCAGGAGCTTATAATGGAGATACTCTTCTTAAATTTATTAATTCAGTTAATGGCAAGTATAAAGAGATAATATGCTTTGAACCAGATTCAAATTCATACAGTAAACTAACTAATAGAGTTAAAGGTGATAATATTAGAAATGTGAGAACTATAAACAAAGGAGTATGGTCGGGGAAAAAAGCATTAAGATTTAATAGTAATGATTGTAATGCTGAGAGGTCATATTTGTCTGAAAGTTTAGGTGAAATTGAAGTTCAATGTGATTCTATTGATAATGTTTTAAATGGTCAGGAAGCTACTTTTATTAAAATGGATATTGAAGGAGCAGAAATGGAGGCTCTTAAAGGAGCAGAAGAAACAATTAAAAAATATAAGCCAAAATTGGCAATTTGTGCTTATCACAAGCCTACTGATTTAATTTTAATTCCTCAATACATTAAGTTATTAAACCCAGATTATAAGTTTTATTTGAGGCAACATTTACATATAACCCAAGAACTTGTTCTTTACGCAATTTGA